In one Mustela lutreola isolate mMusLut2 chromosome 8, mMusLut2.pri, whole genome shotgun sequence genomic region, the following are encoded:
- the APOL5 gene encoding apolipoprotein L5 isoform X1 — protein sequence MGTRGRSSEWADRGAGEPELIPWAHTRRSLRGEAASLLAQDPPSLAVREAPEIGQSPLPIASPGISGNLFCQSIIKNFLDKVTREEVYYILFHPEAWEMVVARSGLDRDEADTLYHILMEELIRWKEVSMPEDLSQEEKMFLLCFPLQKHKLEKSIKELRAIADQVDANHKMLTKTNLVASTSGTISGVLSLLGFALSPVTGGASLMLSTAGLGLGVTAAATSMLTSFLEDKNNSTARERASKVIQMETPAANDTREGIGFPKIGATLTCVDRFVQALHHVKGLRAYQMAKVNSGFMAKVKDFIATGRVPFWRAGGQQTASALTMTRGARLLGAAGAGFLLMYDVKSLLENWKHLEDGARAETAEELRSAARELEQELKQLNMRYTQILQGGAGGRAGRHSRSQQTQRYETHSVRGWEVRALCQPQHVQTPKGTF from the exons ATGGGGACCCGGGGTAGGAGCTCTGAGTGGGCTGACCGTGGAGCTGGTGAACCTGAACTCATCCCTTGGGCACACACGAGGAGAAGCCTGA gaGGTGAAGCTGCTTCCCTTCTGGCTCAGGACCCACCCTCACTTGCGGTGAGAGAAGCACCAGAGATTGGTCAGAGCCCCTTGCCTATAGCATCACCTGGAATCTCAG GTAATCTGTTTTGCCAGAGCATCATTAAAAATTTTCTGGACAAGGTGACTAGAGAAGAAGTGTACTACATACTCTTTCATCCAGAGGCTTGGGAGATGGTGGTGGCGAGAAGTGGTTTGGACAG GGATGAGGCCGACACGCTGTACCACATCCTGATGGAAGAGTTGATCCGATGGAAGGAAGTGTCCATGCCGGAAGACCTCTCGCAGGAGGAGAAGATGTTTCTCTTATGCTTTCCCCTGCAGAAGCATAAGCTGGAAAAGAGCATCAAGGAGCTTCGCGCCATCGCAGACCAAGTGGACGCCAACCATAAGATGCTCACCAAGACCAACCTGGTGGCCAGCACCTCGGGCACTATCTCCGGAGTCTTGAGCCTCTTGGGTTTCGCCCTGTCCCCCGTGACAGGAGGGGCCAGTCTGATGCTCTCAACGGCTGGACTGGGCCTGGGGGTGACAGCAGCTGCCACCAGCATGTTGACAAGTTTCTTAGAAGACAAAAACAACTCGACAGCCCGAGAGAGAGCCAGCAAGGTGATACAGATGGAAACCCCCGCAGCGAACGACACTCGGGAAGGAATAGGGTTTCCCAAAATCGGTGCCACTTTGACCTGCGTCGATAGGTTTGTCCAAGCCCTTCACCACGTCAAGGGACTTCGGGCCTACCAGATGGCCAAAGTCAACTCTGGCTTCATGGCTAAGGTCAAAGATTTCATAGCCACAGGCCGTGTCCCCTTCTGGAGGGCGGGAGGGCAGCAGACAGCCTCCGCTCTGACCATGACCAGAGGTGCGCGGCTGCTGGGCGCTGCTGGGGCTGGCTTCCTACTCATGTATGACGTGAAAAGCCTCCTGGAGAACTGGAAGCACCTGGAGGACGGGGCCAGGGCAGAGACCGCCGAGGAGCTGAGGTCGGCCGCCCGGGAGCTGGAGCAGGAGCTGAAGCAGCTCAACATGCGCTACACGCAGATCCTCCAGGGCGGGGCTGGCGGAAGAGCCGGTCGCCATAGCAGGag CCAGCAGACCCAGCGCTACGAGACACACAGTGTCCGAGGGTGGGAAGTGAGAGCACTCTGCCAGCCCCAGCATGTCCAGACGCCCAAGGGAACCTTCTAG
- the APOL5 gene encoding apolipoprotein L5 isoform X2: MGTRGRSSEWADRGAGEPELIPWAHTRRSLRGEAASLLAQDPPSLAVREAPEIGQSPLPIASPGISGNLFCQSIIKNFLDKVTREEVYYILFHPEAWEMVVARSGLDRDEADTLYHILMEELIRWKEVSMPEDLSQEEKMFLLCFPLQKHKLEKSIKELRAIADQVDANHKMLTKTNLVASTSGTISGVLSLLGFALSPVTGGASLMLSTAGLGLGVTAAATSMLTSFLEDKNNSTARERASKVIQMETPAANDTREGIGFPKIGATLTCVDRFVQALHHVKGLRAYQMAKVNSGFMAKVKDFIATGRVPFWRAGGQQTASALTMTRGARLLGAAGAGFLLMYDVKSLLENWKHLEDGARAETAEELRSAARELEQELKQLNMRYTQILQGGAGGRAGRHSRRS, translated from the exons ATGGGGACCCGGGGTAGGAGCTCTGAGTGGGCTGACCGTGGAGCTGGTGAACCTGAACTCATCCCTTGGGCACACACGAGGAGAAGCCTGA gaGGTGAAGCTGCTTCCCTTCTGGCTCAGGACCCACCCTCACTTGCGGTGAGAGAAGCACCAGAGATTGGTCAGAGCCCCTTGCCTATAGCATCACCTGGAATCTCAG GTAATCTGTTTTGCCAGAGCATCATTAAAAATTTTCTGGACAAGGTGACTAGAGAAGAAGTGTACTACATACTCTTTCATCCAGAGGCTTGGGAGATGGTGGTGGCGAGAAGTGGTTTGGACAG GGATGAGGCCGACACGCTGTACCACATCCTGATGGAAGAGTTGATCCGATGGAAGGAAGTGTCCATGCCGGAAGACCTCTCGCAGGAGGAGAAGATGTTTCTCTTATGCTTTCCCCTGCAGAAGCATAAGCTGGAAAAGAGCATCAAGGAGCTTCGCGCCATCGCAGACCAAGTGGACGCCAACCATAAGATGCTCACCAAGACCAACCTGGTGGCCAGCACCTCGGGCACTATCTCCGGAGTCTTGAGCCTCTTGGGTTTCGCCCTGTCCCCCGTGACAGGAGGGGCCAGTCTGATGCTCTCAACGGCTGGACTGGGCCTGGGGGTGACAGCAGCTGCCACCAGCATGTTGACAAGTTTCTTAGAAGACAAAAACAACTCGACAGCCCGAGAGAGAGCCAGCAAGGTGATACAGATGGAAACCCCCGCAGCGAACGACACTCGGGAAGGAATAGGGTTTCCCAAAATCGGTGCCACTTTGACCTGCGTCGATAGGTTTGTCCAAGCCCTTCACCACGTCAAGGGACTTCGGGCCTACCAGATGGCCAAAGTCAACTCTGGCTTCATGGCTAAGGTCAAAGATTTCATAGCCACAGGCCGTGTCCCCTTCTGGAGGGCGGGAGGGCAGCAGACAGCCTCCGCTCTGACCATGACCAGAGGTGCGCGGCTGCTGGGCGCTGCTGGGGCTGGCTTCCTACTCATGTATGACGTGAAAAGCCTCCTGGAGAACTGGAAGCACCTGGAGGACGGGGCCAGGGCAGAGACCGCCGAGGAGCTGAGGTCGGCCGCCCGGGAGCTGGAGCAGGAGCTGAAGCAGCTCAACATGCGCTACACGCAGATCCTCCAGGGCGGGGCTGGCGGAAGAGCCGGTCGCCATAGCAGGag AAGTTGA